The following is a genomic window from Fibrobacter sp. UWT2.
GATTAAAGAGATTAAATTCGAAGTCGTTGTGGACGGCGTTGCACTTGCCCCCGCAATCGTTCAAGATGCAGATAAGGGCGATGTTCTCATGATGGCATGGATGAACGAAGAAGCACTCCGCCGCACACACGAATGTGGCGAAATGGTGTTCTGGAGCCGTAGCCGCAAGGAATACTGGCACAAGGGCGACACCAGCGGAAACGTGATGACCGTCGTGGAATGGGCCGCCGACTGCGACAGCGACGCTTTACTCTTTAAGGTTCGCATGCAGGGTCCGCAGGTGGCTTGCCACACGGGTGCCCGCAGCTGCTTCTTTAAAAAATGTGAAAAATAAAATGAGAAATGTGAGATGAAAAAAATTCTCGCACTATTGCTCACGATGGCGATTTCGGGATTTGCCCAGGACCGTCACCAGATGGGTAGCAACTACTACGCCTACCCCACTCCGACCGCCAAGTATACCAAGGCTCCCGCCGGCTACAAGCCGTTTTACCTGAGCCATTACGGCAGACACGGCAGCCGCTTTCACCAGCCTGCCGACCATTACCATGCTCTGTACAACACGCTCGCCAAGGCCGATTCCTTAGGCAAGCTCACCGATTTGGGTAAAAGCCTGCTTGAACGCGCCAAGTACCTGGACGAATACGCCGCCCCGCGCGCAGGCGATTTGACCCAGCTCGGCGTGGCCCAGCACCAGGGAATCGCAAAGCGCATGGTCAAGAACTTCCCCGAAGTGTTCAAGAACGATGCCTACGTTGAAGCCTACGCTAGCACTAGCGTGCGCTGCGTCGTTAGCATGGCCGCATTCCTCGAAGAACTGCATGCACAAAAGCCCAAGGTCGAGATTCACCAGGAATCGGGCAAATACTTGATGAGTTTTATCAGCCCGCTTGATTTCGGCAAAATTATCAACGAATCGAACACGCCCGCATGGCAAAAGGAAAACGAAAAGCTATACAGCCATGTGAATCCGACACGCATGATGCGCGCCATATTCAACGATTCCAACTACATCAAGAAGAATGTAGACGGAGGCGATCTTTTAAGCAAGATTTATGAAATCGGAAACAGCCTGCAAGGCAGCCCCGAAATCGAATTCAATTTTGACGATTTGTGGACCGACGAAGAACTCACCGCTCGCTGGCACGCGCAAAATGCCTGGTGGTATAGCGTTCTCGGCAACAATTCCTTCGCCAAAAAGCAGGGCCTCGAAAACGCACGCCCGCTCCTGAAAAACGTTCTGGACGAAGCCGACAAGGTGATTGCCGCCGACACGACAAAGGCCGACAAGACTGCCAAAAAGACAACGGCCACACTCCGCTTCGGACACGATACTGTAATCATTCCGTTCGCCGTATTGCTGCAATTAGAAAACGGTTCGATGAATACCGGAATTGAAACCGCCGACATGGAAAACCTGCACAAAGTCTGGCGCGACTACGAAATCACCCCGATGGCCGCGAACGTGCAATTTATCTTCTACAAGTCCGCCAAGAAAGGCTCCCCCATTTTGGTAAAGGTGATGCTCAACGAAATCGAGCAAAAACTGCCCGTGACATGCGATACAGCAACAGTAAAGAACTGCCCCGCCGCGCCATATTACCGCTGGGACGACGTAAGAGAGTTCTATAGAAAGTAAAAGAAAAATCCCCCGCATCCGCGAGGGACTTTTTGTGTTTAAGGGTTCTCGAGTACTTGGTTTTGTCGCGGACGATTCTAGTCCGTAGCGTTGCTCCGTTCTGGGAGCCGTCTATGCGGAGCGTTCGCATTCTTGCACTTTCCGTTGCGGCATCGGCAACCTTGCCCGCCGCTTTCGCTCTGTTTTTAGCCATAACGGCCTCCTTGAGGGGCAAATATAAATTATTATCTTTAGGCAGTAAAGGGTTTAAGGCTTCTTTTGAAAGATTCCATTGCAGATAGTATTCGACGTCATGGGTTCAAGCGCCTGTTGCTTGCGGTTTCGGGCGGTCTAGATTCTATTTGTCTGGCGCATTATTTCATCAAGAATCGCGAAGCGCTCGGGATTGAATGGCTGGGAATTGCGCATGTACATCATGGACTGCGGGTCGGAACAGCCGACCGCGATGCCGCATTTGTTGAAGCTTTCGCGAAAAAACATAACATTCCATTTTTCTTGAAAAAGCTAGATGGCGAAGCGCTAAAAAATGCCGAAGGGTCACTCGAAGAAAACGCGAGAGAAGCCAGGTACAAAGCATTAGCAGAAATCACTCAGGATGACTCATTTCTCCCGCATAAAACCTCATACCTCAAAGGGAGCGTAGCGACCGACCTCATTCCTCATACCTCATTAGTCATTGTAACGGCGCATCATGCGGGCGACCAAGCGGAAACCATGTACATGCGACTCCGCCGAGGAACAACGCTAGCAGGCCTCAAGGGAATTCAAGAAGTACGAGGCAACATTTACCGTCCTTTTCTGAATGTGACTCGAGCGGAACTTCTTGCGTATGCTCGTGAAAATAATCTTGAGTGGTGCGAAGACGAAAGCAATTCCGATGTAAAATTCGCACGAAACAAGGTGCGGCACGAATTTCTCCCGCAGCTGGAAAAAGAATGCCCAGGCGCTGCGACGCAATTGTGCAGAATTGCCCAGTTGGCAGACAAGGCGTATGCGAAAGTAATTGAAGAATGCGACGCGATGTTTCAAGAGACCCTTCCCCTGAAACAAGTTCAGGGTCAGGGTGACACGGCTCCATTCTCACACCTCAAAGGGAGCGAAGCGACCGACCTCACACCTCATACCATCATCGCTTTGAACAAGAAGGCTCTCCGCAAAATTCTGCGGGAGCATGCCTGTACGGACTTATCGGAAATGTTCCGTTTGTGGCTTTCGGAGCAGGGTTTCCGCTTCCCGATTGGGTTCTTCTACGACCAAAAAGAGCCCGCACATCTTAAAATTCCCGTACGCGCCGCTTACCGCAAGCGTTCTATCGTCAAAAACGGCTCAACCGTCTTCATTTGCGAATTTGAAAGCGTCGAGGCAGCCCTAAAATTTGTATCTTGCAAGTGAACGTATAAAAGGAATTTATGAGTCAAGGAAAACCTACTCCCCCCTACCGTAGCAAGAACTTTATCATTTTGTTGGTGATGATTCTTTTGTTGTTCGTCATGTTCCCGCTTGCAGGGAAAGACGGCGAAAACAACATTACGCGCACCGAATTTTTGGCCATGATGGGCGACTCCACCAAGGTCATTACCGAACTTTCGCTCCAGAAGACCCCCGATGGCGTGATTATCGAAGGTAAACGCGAAATGAGTGCCGAAGAAAAGGCTGAAGCGAAAAAGAGCCAGAGCGCTCTCGCCCGTTTCACCAAATCAGCCGACAACGGCAACACGAAAGCCTTCCGTAGCCACATGCTCGAAGTGAGCAACGACCAAATTACCGCCTGGGAAATGTTCAAAGGCGTCAAAGTCAAGGTCATTCACGAATCCAGCACCTGGCTCGACACGATTGTCGCATTCTTGCCCGCAATTCTCCTGATCGTATTCTTCTACCTGATGATGAACCGCCAGATGGGTGGCGGCGGCAAGGGTCCGTTCAGCTTTGGCAAGAGCCAGGCAAAACAGTTGAACGGTAAGCAGAAGACCACCTTTAATGATGTGGCCGGTTGCGACGAAGCCAAGCAAGATTTGCAGGAGCTCGTCGAATTCCTGAAGGACCCGAAAAAATTCGATTCCCTCGGCGGACGTATTCCGAAGGGAGCTTTGCTCGTTGGCCCTCCGGGTACCGGTAAGACGCTCCTTGCCCGCGCTGTTGCAGGCGAAGCAGGTGTACCGTTCTTTAGCATGTCCGGTTCTGACTTTGTGGAAATGTTCGTGGGCGTGGGCGCTAGCCGCGTGCGCGACCTCTTCGAAACCGGCAAGAAGAACGCTCCGTGCATTCTGTTCATCGATGAAATTGACGCCGTAGGTCGCCAGCGTGGCGCTGGTCTCGGTGGCGGTCACGATGAACGCGAACAGACTTTGAACCAGTTGCTGGTGGAAATGGACGGCTTTACCGCCAACGAAGGCGTGATTTTGATTGCAGCAACCAACCGCCCCGACGTGCTCGACAAGGCTTTGTTGCGCCCCGGCCGCTTTGACCGCCAGATTGTGGTGGGACTCCCCGACCTGAAAGGCCGCGAAGAAATCTTGAAGGTTCACCTGAAAAAGCGTAAGGTTCCTCTGGCCGACGACGTGGATGTAAAGGCTGTCGCAAAGGGAACTCCTGGTCTTGCAGGTGCAGACCTCGAAAACTTGGTGAACGAAGCCGCCCTCTTGGCCGCTCGTTTCAACAACAAGAAAGTCACGATGCTCGACTTCGAAGAAGCCCGCGACAAGCTCAGCATGGGTGCCGAGCGCCGCACGCTCCTGATGACCGACGAAGAAAAGCGCCACACCGCTTACCACGAAGCAGGCCACGCTTTGATGACGCTCTTGTGCAAGCATTCCGACCCGCTCCACAAGATTACGATTATTCCGCGTGGACGCGCCCTCGGCGTGACCATGAGTCTGCCCGAACGCGACCAGGTAAGCTACAGCCGCGAATACGCCGAAGAACGCATCATGATTATGATGTCTGGCCGCCTCGCCGAACTCATCTTCTTCAACCACCAGAGCACGGGCGCCAGCAACGACATTCAGCGCGCTACTGAACTTGCCCGCAAGATGGTGACGGAATGGGGCTTCGATGACGAAATCGGACCGGTATGCTACAGCCGCACCGACGGCGAAGTGTTCCTCGGCCGCGAAATTAGCAAGCCGAAAGAAATGTCTGAAATGATGGCCGAAAAGATCGACAACGCAGTGAACAATCTCATCAAGCGTTTAGACTTGGCCGCCAAGAAACTCATCGAAGAAAACAAGGACAAGCTCATCGACCTTGCCGAAGCACTATTCGAATTCGAAGTGCTTGACCGCGAAGAAATTGACCGCGTGATGGCCGGCGAAAAACTGACCGGCACCAAGAAGAGCCGCCAGTACAAGGCGCTCGAAGAAATGGAAGAAAAGAAGAAGCGCGAAAACACGCCGCCTCCTGATCCGGGCAAGCAACCGCCGGTAGCACCGGTCACTGATGCACCCGTAGCAGAAATCAAGCCCGCACCCGCCGCAGGAACCACTCCTGCAAAAGACGGCGATGCCCAATCATCTACTGTAGAATCTCATCAGGAAAATTCGTAATGTTCAAAGAAGTTCTGGATCATAGTCGCTCTCTCCCTTGGAAAATCGGCAACAAGGTTCTGCCTTGCAAGACCCCGCTGATCATGGGTATTGTGAATGTGACTCCGGACAGTTTTTTTGACGGCGGCAAGCACAACAAGCCTGACGCCGCTTACGAACATGCCATGATGCTTTTGGACCAGGGCGCCGAAATTCTAGACATCGGTGGCGAAAGCAGCCGTCCGGGAAGCGCCCCTGTCAACCTGCAAGAAGAACTGGACCGAGTCTGCCCCGTGGTAGAACGCCTGGCCAAGCTCGCCAAAGAACGCGAATTCTACATCTCGGTCGATACGGTCAAAGCCAAGGTCGCCGAAGAAACCATGAAGCTCGGCGCGCACATCATCAACGACATTAGCGCCTGCGCCATGGACCCGAACATGCTCCAGACCGTCGCAGACACCAAGGCAGCCGTTGTGCTGAACCACATTCGCGGAAATTTTGGCACCATGCAACAGGACTTCAAGCCGTACACGAACGTAGTACAGGAAGTCCGCGAAGAACTCTTGTCGCAGGTAAAAAAGCTTTTGGACCTCGGCGTCGAACGCGAAAAGATTTGCATCGATCCGGGTATTGGATTCGGAAAAACGGCGCAGGACAACATCGATTTGATGAAATCCACCGAAGAATTCCTGAAAGACGGCTACCCCGTTCTCATCGGGACCTCGCGCAAGTCCTATATTGGTAAAATGCCCGGCCTCGAAAACAGCGACCGCCTGATTCCGACCGTTACGGCAGGAATCGTTGCCGTACTCGGTGGCGCCAGCTGCATTCGCGTGCATGACGTGAAAGAGGCCAAGGAATCCTTGTTGTATTTGGAGGCGTTAAGAAATGATTCTGTTTAAGCTATTCGGGATTATCGATGTGCGTCCAGCAGATATTCTGGACGTGCTCCTGATTTCGATTATCATTTACTACATCTTCTTGCTGTTCCGCGGTACGCGTGCCGCCCAGATGATTTTCGGTGGATTGCTCTTGATTCTTGCCTGGATTATTGCGCAATGGTGGGAACTCCATACCGTCGTGTGGCTTATCAGTAACCTTGCAACCCTCGGTATTATCGCTCTCGTGATTCTTTTCCAGCCCGAAATTCGAAGCGCCCTCACCCGTATCGGTCAGGCCGCAAGTAAACTCGATTTTCACAACCTGTTTTTCCATTCCAGCGGTCTCGACGAAATCACCAAGACCATCGCAAGCGCCTGCCAAGACCTGGCAAAGACACACACCGGTGCGCTGATTGTGCTTGAAAAGCGCGTAGGCCTGCGTAACTACGCCGACACCGGTGAAATCTTGGACGCCCGAATCAGCTCTAGACTTTTACGTGCCCTCTTCTTCCCGAATTCCGCCTTGCACGATGGCGCAGTCATCATGAACACCAAGCGCATTATTGCCGCCGGCTGTATCTTGCCCATGCCCACGGGTAACGCCGAAAAAGAAGCGGGCTACGGCATGCGTCACCGCGCCGCCAAGGCATTGGCCGCCGAATGCGACGCCCTTGTGATTGTAGTGTCCGAAGAAACTGGCTACATCTCTATCGCCTACCGCAACACGCTGCGCAGAAACATCAGCGTCGCCGAACTCAAGCAAGAAATCATTCGCCACTGGGGCGAACTCTTTAACGACGTCCGCGAATCGGCAAAGTCCGAAACCGCCGAAGAAAAGGCAGGGTAGTAGGAAGTAGACAGTAGACGGTTGACGGTAGACGGAAGACTGTAGGAAGTTGGTAGCAGGTAATTGGATTAAAGGATTTTTATGAGTAATAACGAAACAGAAGATCAGGTAAAATCTCGCCGCAAAAAGAAGAACATCGCAATTCTCGTATTGATGTTCCTCTTGCTGGTGACCCTTTTTATTGTGCAATGCCACTTGGACCAGATTAAGCAAGATGCCCTGGCCAAGGAACAAGAGACCGCTCTTGAGATGCAGCGTCGCCACACACTCGATAGCCTGCGTGCTCTGGAACAAGCCCGTGCCGACAGCTCTCGCATTGCCGATAGCCTACGCATTGCAGATTCCTTGGCTGCCCTCCAGAATAACGTGAACCGCGACAGCATTCGCCATGTACGCGACAGCCTGAATCGCATCAAGGACAGCCTTGCCGCTATCGACAAGGCCCGCGCCGACAGCCTGCAGCGCATCGCCGATTCTTTGGCCGTTATCGAAAAAGCCAAGGCCGACTCGCTCGAAAAGAAGCGCATTCAAGACAGCATCCGTGCTGCCGACCAGGTGCCACCGGTCGCTGAAATCGCACCGCCTGCAGGCCGCTACTACGATCCCATCAAGCTCAAAGTCAAGTGCGAAGAAATCAAGTGCAAGACATTCCTTTCGATTGGCGACACGCTCCACGCTCAAGAAGCAGGCAAAGCCATTGAATATAACAAGACTGGTTCTGTATTCTTCTACGCCGAAGACTCCGTGGGTAACCGCTCTGCCTGGGAAGAAGCCAAATACGACATGGCTAGCGACAACATTTGCGGCAAGAACGCCTACCCCGTTCCGCTCGGCGGCAAGACCGTTTGCGTAGACGCTTACGAATACCCGAACAAAGCCGACGAACTCCCCCGCGACATGGTGAGTCAGGAACAGGCCGCAAGCCTTTGCCAGCAAGAAGGCAAGCACCTTTGCAGCCTCGCCGAATGGCAAGCCGCTTGCAAGAGCAAGGACAATACTCGCTACAGCTACGGCGACAGCTACAAGCAGAACAAGTGCAACACCAACACGAAGGCTGCCAAGCGCAGTGGCCGTAAGGAACAGTGCCGCAGCTGGTACGGTATGTACGACATGAACGGAAACCTTTGGGAATGGACATCAACCACGAGCAAGGATCACCCGAACATGTACTTAGTCGCCGGCGGCGCCTGGAACACCAACAACGAAAGCAAATGCACCGACAACAAGTTCAGCTTCTATCCGCAGAACCAATACCCCAACGTCG
Proteins encoded in this region:
- the ftsH gene encoding ATP-dependent zinc metalloprotease FtsH, with amino-acid sequence MSQGKPTPPYRSKNFIILLVMILLLFVMFPLAGKDGENNITRTEFLAMMGDSTKVITELSLQKTPDGVIIEGKREMSAEEKAEAKKSQSALARFTKSADNGNTKAFRSHMLEVSNDQITAWEMFKGVKVKVIHESSTWLDTIVAFLPAILLIVFFYLMMNRQMGGGGKGPFSFGKSQAKQLNGKQKTTFNDVAGCDEAKQDLQELVEFLKDPKKFDSLGGRIPKGALLVGPPGTGKTLLARAVAGEAGVPFFSMSGSDFVEMFVGVGASRVRDLFETGKKNAPCILFIDEIDAVGRQRGAGLGGGHDEREQTLNQLLVEMDGFTANEGVILIAATNRPDVLDKALLRPGRFDRQIVVGLPDLKGREEILKVHLKKRKVPLADDVDVKAVAKGTPGLAGADLENLVNEAALLAARFNNKKVTMLDFEEARDKLSMGAERRTLLMTDEEKRHTAYHEAGHALMTLLCKHSDPLHKITIIPRGRALGVTMSLPERDQVSYSREYAEERIMIMMSGRLAELIFFNHQSTGASNDIQRATELARKMVTEWGFDDEIGPVCYSRTDGEVFLGREISKPKEMSEMMAEKIDNAVNNLIKRLDLAAKKLIEENKDKLIDLAEALFEFEVLDREEIDRVMAGEKLTGTKKSRQYKALEEMEEKKKRENTPPPDPGKQPPVAPVTDAPVAEIKPAPAAGTTPAKDGDAQSSTVESHQENS
- the tilS gene encoding tRNA lysidine(34) synthetase TilS, which codes for MKDSIADSIRRHGFKRLLLAVSGGLDSICLAHYFIKNREALGIEWLGIAHVHHGLRVGTADRDAAFVEAFAKKHNIPFFLKKLDGEALKNAEGSLEENAREARYKALAEITQDDSFLPHKTSYLKGSVATDLIPHTSLVIVTAHHAGDQAETMYMRLRRGTTLAGLKGIQEVRGNIYRPFLNVTRAELLAYARENNLEWCEDESNSDVKFARNKVRHEFLPQLEKECPGAATQLCRIAQLADKAYAKVIEECDAMFQETLPLKQVQGQGDTAPFSHLKGSEATDLTPHTIIALNKKALRKILREHACTDLSEMFRLWLSEQGFRFPIGFFYDQKEPAHLKIPVRAAYRKRSIVKNGSTVFICEFESVEAALKFVSCK
- the hisI gene encoding phosphoribosyl-AMP cyclohydrolase, translated to MKFDELIKEIKFEVVVDGVALAPAIVQDADKGDVLMMAWMNEEALRRTHECGEMVFWSRSRKEYWHKGDTSGNVMTVVEWAADCDSDALLFKVRMQGPQVACHTGARSCFFKKCEK
- a CDS encoding histidine-type phosphatase codes for the protein MKKILALLLTMAISGFAQDRHQMGSNYYAYPTPTAKYTKAPAGYKPFYLSHYGRHGSRFHQPADHYHALYNTLAKADSLGKLTDLGKSLLERAKYLDEYAAPRAGDLTQLGVAQHQGIAKRMVKNFPEVFKNDAYVEAYASTSVRCVVSMAAFLEELHAQKPKVEIHQESGKYLMSFISPLDFGKIINESNTPAWQKENEKLYSHVNPTRMMRAIFNDSNYIKKNVDGGDLLSKIYEIGNSLQGSPEIEFNFDDLWTDEELTARWHAQNAWWYSVLGNNSFAKKQGLENARPLLKNVLDEADKVIAADTTKADKTAKKTTATLRFGHDTVIIPFAVLLQLENGSMNTGIETADMENLHKVWRDYEITPMAANVQFIFYKSAKKGSPILVKVMLNEIEQKLPVTCDTATVKNCPAAPYYRWDDVREFYRK
- a CDS encoding SUMF1/EgtB/PvdO family nonheme iron enzyme; the protein is MSNNETEDQVKSRRKKKNIAILVLMFLLLVTLFIVQCHLDQIKQDALAKEQETALEMQRRHTLDSLRALEQARADSSRIADSLRIADSLAALQNNVNRDSIRHVRDSLNRIKDSLAAIDKARADSLQRIADSLAVIEKAKADSLEKKRIQDSIRAADQVPPVAEIAPPAGRYYDPIKLKVKCEEIKCKTFLSIGDTLHAQEAGKAIEYNKTGSVFFYAEDSVGNRSAWEEAKYDMASDNICGKNAYPVPLGGKTVCVDAYEYPNKADELPRDMVSQEQAASLCQQEGKHLCSLAEWQAACKSKDNTRYSYGDSYKQNKCNTNTKAAKRSGRKEQCRSWYGMYDMNGNLWEWTSTTSKDHPNMYLVAGGAWNTNNESKCTDNKFSFYPQNQYPNVGFRCCK
- the folP gene encoding dihydropteroate synthase, whose amino-acid sequence is MFKEVLDHSRSLPWKIGNKVLPCKTPLIMGIVNVTPDSFFDGGKHNKPDAAYEHAMMLLDQGAEILDIGGESSRPGSAPVNLQEELDRVCPVVERLAKLAKEREFYISVDTVKAKVAEETMKLGAHIINDISACAMDPNMLQTVADTKAAVVLNHIRGNFGTMQQDFKPYTNVVQEVREELLSQVKKLLDLGVEREKICIDPGIGFGKTAQDNIDLMKSTEEFLKDGYPVLIGTSRKSYIGKMPGLENSDRLIPTVTAGIVAVLGGASCIRVHDVKEAKESLLYLEALRNDSV
- the cdaA gene encoding diadenylate cyclase CdaA, with amino-acid sequence MILFKLFGIIDVRPADILDVLLISIIIYYIFLLFRGTRAAQMIFGGLLLILAWIIAQWWELHTVVWLISNLATLGIIALVILFQPEIRSALTRIGQAASKLDFHNLFFHSSGLDEITKTIASACQDLAKTHTGALIVLEKRVGLRNYADTGEILDARISSRLLRALFFPNSALHDGAVIMNTKRIIAAGCILPMPTGNAEKEAGYGMRHRAAKALAAECDALVIVVSEETGYISIAYRNTLRRNISVAELKQEIIRHWGELFNDVRESAKSETAEEKAG